The Muricauda sp. SCSIO 65647 genome includes a region encoding these proteins:
- a CDS encoding DUF6168 family protein produces the protein MAKLPLNFSLALLASLVFAFCVHLGILNVLDLPLWDNLIVLSYVLNFVLALGIFLGLYFLRNRLGNSMGFLFMAGSLLKFVVFFLVFYPVYKSDGTTQGVEFAAFFVPYAIALVLETFFTSKMLKNLGGK, from the coding sequence ATGGCAAAACTGCCGCTCAATTTTTCACTTGCGCTATTGGCAAGCCTTGTCTTTGCCTTTTGTGTTCATTTGGGTATCCTGAATGTTTTGGATTTGCCCCTTTGGGACAACTTGATCGTACTTTCTTACGTACTCAATTTTGTATTGGCGCTGGGCATTTTTCTAGGGCTGTATTTTCTAAGGAACAGACTGGGCAACTCGATGGGCTTTCTGTTCATGGCCGGAAGCCTTTTGAAATTTGTCGTTTTTTTCTTGGTATTCTATCCCGTTTATAAAAGCGATGGCACTACGCAGGGTGTAGAGTTCGCGGCCTTTTTTGTGCCCTATGCCATAGCCTTGGTACTAGAGACATTTTTCACTTCGAAAATGCTCAAAAATCTAGGTGGAAAATAA
- a CDS encoding AtpZ/AtpI family protein: MSQQKPPKKKNNLKNAAMLSGIAFEMGAIIYLAVKGGKWLDEHYQTEKRIFTVIATLLGVAISIWVVLQQLKRIKY, translated from the coding sequence ATGAGCCAGCAAAAGCCACCTAAGAAAAAGAATAATCTCAAGAATGCAGCCATGCTTTCGGGCATCGCCTTTGAAATGGGCGCCATTATCTATTTGGCGGTCAAAGGGGGCAAATGGCTTGACGAACACTATCAGACAGAAAAAAGAATTTTCACGGTGATCGCCACTTTGTTGGGCGTTGCAATTTCTATTTGGGTAGTTTTGCAGCAGTTGAAACGAATCAAATACTGA
- a CDS encoding polymer-forming cytoskeletal protein, which yields MFSDNKRPTDFGAGQPNRIEKNTKIKGDITSEADFRIDGKLEGNVTTSGKVVIGKDGYIKGKVECVNADIEGKFNGELQVKDLLSLKSSATIEGTVSVSKLAVEPGATFNASCTMGKASTSTSSATTTSSSTASSNFKSSVQSAASSSANKTNEPAKAT from the coding sequence ATGTTTTCTGACAACAAAAGGCCCACTGACTTTGGCGCAGGCCAACCCAATCGAATTGAAAAGAACACCAAGATCAAAGGAGACATCACCTCTGAAGCTGATTTTAGAATAGATGGCAAGCTTGAGGGCAACGTGACCACTTCCGGTAAGGTCGTGATCGGCAAAGACGGCTACATCAAAGGCAAGGTAGAATGTGTAAATGCAGATATCGAAGGTAAATTCAATGGCGAACTACAGGTGAAAGACCTACTTTCTTTGAAATCTTCGGCCACGATAGAAGGCACTGTCAGCGTTTCAAAACTTGCCGTAGAGCCAGGGGCCACATTCAATGCCTCTTGCACCATGGGCAAGGCAAGTACTTCGACAAGTAGTGCTACTACCACAAGCTCTAGCACTGCCTCGAGCAATTTTAAGTCTTCGGTGCAGAGTGCCGCTTCTAGCAGTGCCAATAAAACAAATGAGCCAGCAAAAGCCACCTAA
- a CDS encoding tetratricopeptide repeat protein, producing the protein MLFLLGCSTKKDAFMNRNFHALTTKYNVLYNGNIAFEQGREELRNSYRDDFWEILPVERLEVTDEIKLDSEDNNPNFLIAEEKATKAIQKHSMDIKDEERNPQTDEAFLLLGKARYFDQRYIPALESFNYILRKYVASDKLNEATIWREKTNMRLDNPELAIKNLKRLFRYEELKDQEYADANAVLAQCYIDLKAPDTAIQKMKIAQAYTKKNEERGRYLFIIGQLYNQLGHKDSANYAFDKVIALNRRSPRVYMINAHLKKIQNTEITENNKEALFEYLTELEENRENRPFLGKIYREVAQYHMAIGKDSLALVYYNKSLRANQGEKKLSALNYQNLADYHFDGNAYKTAGAYYDSTLTNLVENTKKFRSIKKKLDNLEDVIKYEDIVQYADSVITLYEMPDTERTTYFEGYIAELKRKDEEAAEEKEKKANSGFAAFAETQGGKQNKGKFYFYNITSLGYGKNDFKTRWGDRVLEDDWRWSNKARTGPSEATGEEVLADVQNDGEVTDEQKYSLDFYLDKIPTDVAVIDSLRGERNFANYQLGLIYKEKFNENLLAAGKLEAVLESNPEERLILPSKYNLYKIYEESNSVLLADQMKQDIIRNHPDTRYAEILLNPQAVLAGDTDSPDARYATLYKMYEGQQYLEVITQSQEMINKFTGDPIVPKFEMLKANAVGRLQGFEPFKEALNYVALTYPNNPEGKKAEQMVADQLPKLAVKEFSPETGSSGTGNWKVVFPFKIHGNEKALKLKKRLEDAIKDLRYKNIVSKDIYNLEDQFVVVHGFRSKDFALGFAELIKNNKDYRIKDENFVILSSNYKIVQVHKNLEDYLDQQLTPKP; encoded by the coding sequence ATGCTTTTTCTATTGGGGTGTTCTACCAAAAAGGATGCCTTCATGAACCGCAATTTTCATGCGCTTACAACCAAGTACAACGTACTGTACAATGGCAATATCGCTTTTGAACAAGGGCGTGAAGAATTGCGTAATTCATATCGCGATGATTTTTGGGAGATACTGCCCGTCGAACGTCTTGAAGTGACCGATGAAATCAAACTTGATTCAGAAGATAATAATCCGAATTTCCTCATTGCTGAAGAAAAGGCGACCAAGGCGATACAGAAACATAGTATGGACATTAAGGATGAGGAACGTAATCCGCAGACCGATGAAGCCTTTTTGCTCTTGGGCAAGGCCCGCTATTTTGACCAACGGTACATACCGGCCTTGGAGTCTTTCAACTATATCCTCAGAAAATATGTGGCCAGCGATAAATTGAACGAGGCGACCATTTGGCGAGAAAAGACCAACATGCGGCTCGACAACCCAGAACTGGCCATCAAAAACTTGAAAAGGCTTTTTAGATATGAAGAGTTAAAAGATCAAGAATATGCCGATGCCAATGCCGTTTTGGCGCAATGTTATATCGATTTAAAGGCGCCCGATACGGCAATTCAAAAAATGAAAATTGCCCAAGCCTATACGAAAAAGAACGAAGAACGGGGGCGCTATCTCTTTATCATCGGGCAGCTATACAATCAACTGGGGCACAAAGACAGTGCAAACTATGCCTTTGACAAGGTGATTGCCCTGAACCGAAGATCCCCAAGGGTTTATATGATCAATGCCCATTTGAAAAAAATACAGAACACAGAGATCACAGAGAACAATAAAGAAGCATTATTCGAATACCTTACCGAGCTAGAGGAAAATCGTGAAAACCGCCCCTTTTTGGGCAAAATCTATCGCGAGGTGGCCCAGTACCATATGGCTATCGGAAAAGACAGTCTTGCCTTGGTGTACTACAACAAATCATTGCGTGCCAATCAAGGTGAAAAAAAGTTGAGCGCCTTAAATTATCAAAACCTCGCTGACTATCATTTTGACGGCAACGCCTACAAAACGGCCGGGGCATATTATGATAGCACCTTGACAAATTTGGTGGAGAACACCAAAAAATTTCGAAGCATCAAAAAGAAGCTTGACAATTTGGAAGATGTCATCAAATACGAAGATATCGTGCAATACGCCGATAGCGTCATTACGCTTTATGAAATGCCCGATACCGAACGCACCACATATTTTGAAGGGTATATCGCTGAACTGAAACGAAAAGACGAGGAAGCCGCTGAAGAAAAGGAGAAAAAGGCCAATAGCGGGTTCGCGGCCTTTGCAGAGACCCAGGGCGGTAAGCAGAACAAGGGCAAGTTCTATTTTTATAACATCACCAGCCTCGGTTATGGCAAGAATGATTTCAAGACCCGTTGGGGCGACCGCGTGCTTGAAGACGATTGGCGGTGGAGCAACAAAGCGCGAACGGGCCCATCAGAGGCTACGGGTGAAGAAGTACTGGCCGATGTTCAAAATGATGGTGAGGTCACAGATGAACAGAAATATTCACTCGATTTTTATCTAGATAAGATTCCGACAGACGTGGCTGTGATCGATAGCCTTCGTGGAGAACGAAACTTTGCCAATTACCAATTGGGATTGATCTATAAAGAAAAGTTCAACGAAAACCTTTTGGCTGCCGGTAAGCTGGAAGCCGTATTGGAATCGAACCCAGAAGAGCGGTTGATTCTTCCTTCCAAATACAATCTCTATAAGATTTATGAGGAAAGTAATAGTGTGCTCTTGGCCGATCAGATGAAGCAAGACATCATCAGAAACCATCCTGATACACGTTATGCCGAGATTCTGCTCAACCCACAGGCTGTGCTTGCGGGCGACACCGATAGCCCTGATGCTCGCTATGCAACGCTTTATAAGATGTATGAGGGCCAGCAGTACCTCGAAGTGATCACCCAATCACAAGAAATGATCAACAAGTTTACGGGCGATCCCATCGTACCTAAGTTTGAAATGTTGAAAGCGAACGCTGTCGGTAGACTGCAGGGCTTTGAGCCGTTCAAAGAGGCGTTGAACTACGTGGCCTTGACATATCCGAACAATCCAGAAGGCAAAAAAGCCGAACAAATGGTCGCCGATCAGCTTCCGAAGTTGGCTGTCAAAGAGTTTTCACCAGAGACCGGTTCTTCAGGCACAGGCAATTGGAAGGTGGTTTTTCCCTTTAAGATACACGGCAACGAAAAAGCACTGAAGCTCAAAAAACGGCTAGAGGATGCCATTAAGGATTTACGGTACAAGAACATTGTATCAAAAGATATTTACAATTTGGAAGACCAGTTTGTGGTCGTACATGGCTTCAGGTCAAAAGATTTTGCCCTGGGCTTTGCCGAACTCATAAAAAACAATAAGGACTACCGTATCAAAGACGAGAATTTTGTAATTTTATCTTCCAACTATAAAATCGTCCAAGTCCATAAAAATTTGGAAGATTACTTAGATCAACAGTTAACCCCAAAACCATAG
- a CDS encoding GlxA family transcriptional regulator — protein MKHVSILVPQGNAILSSVVGPYKILMATNEFLKQTGAHSDDYFDLHLVGLEERSTLYDGAFSIHSHCTIDEVKKTDLILIPALRPDQLLTDLESNDPFIPWMVQQRTVHGAEIASMCMGAFVLARTGLVDGKQCATHWAAMDLFKQMYPMVNLVSNKVVTDEEGIYTSGGAFSFLNLMLHLVEKYCGRGAAIYISKFFEIDIDRDNQNHFAIFQGQKDHEDEAIRRAQNYIEGNVSERISVERLAEKYAISRRNFVRRFKKATQNTPLEYIQRVKIEAAKRNLESTQYNVNEVMYQVGYADQKAFRSLFKKYVGLSPVAYRAKYNRGRVELERPTAW, from the coding sequence ATGAAACATGTAAGTATTTTGGTCCCTCAAGGGAATGCCATTTTGAGCAGTGTAGTGGGCCCATACAAGATTTTGATGGCCACCAATGAGTTTTTAAAACAGACGGGTGCCCATAGCGATGATTATTTTGATTTGCACTTGGTGGGCCTTGAAGAGCGATCTACCCTTTATGATGGGGCCTTCAGTATTCACAGTCATTGCACCATCGATGAGGTCAAGAAGACCGACCTTATATTGATACCGGCGCTACGGCCCGACCAATTGTTGACAGATTTGGAAAGCAACGACCCCTTTATACCGTGGATGGTACAGCAGCGTACCGTGCATGGCGCAGAGATTGCCAGTATGTGCATGGGCGCCTTTGTACTTGCACGAACGGGGTTGGTCGACGGCAAGCAATGTGCTACCCACTGGGCCGCAATGGATCTGTTCAAACAAATGTACCCAATGGTAAATCTTGTGTCTAACAAAGTGGTAACGGATGAAGAGGGCATTTATACCAGTGGCGGTGCCTTTTCGTTCTTGAATTTAATGCTTCATTTGGTTGAAAAATACTGTGGCCGTGGTGCGGCCATATACATTTCGAAATTTTTTGAGATCGATATCGACCGCGACAACCAAAACCATTTCGCCATCTTTCAAGGGCAAAAAGACCATGAAGATGAGGCCATACGTCGGGCCCAGAATTATATCGAGGGCAATGTGTCAGAACGAATCTCTGTCGAACGTCTTGCAGAAAAGTATGCCATCAGTAGGCGCAATTTTGTACGACGGTTCAAGAAAGCGACCCAAAATACGCCATTAGAGTATATTCAGCGTGTAAAGATAGAAGCGGCCAAACGCAATTTGGAAAGCACCCAATATAACGTCAATGAAGTAATGTACCAAGTGGGCTATGCCGACCAAAAGGCTTTTCGCTCGTTGTTCAAAAAATACGTGGGCCTCTCACCTGTGGCCTATAGGGCAAAATATAATCGCGGAAGGGTCGAACTGGAGCGGCCAACGGCTTGGTAA
- a CDS encoding DUF2461 domain-containing protein, with translation MISKEYSIFFMELAQNNHKEWFHANKKRYENNVKTPFLDLLESLLGRLTEWDARMLPDPKKALFRINRDIRFSKDKSPYHTIMKAGFSAGGRKSELPGYYLGIDAENIHVGGGLFMVRPPELKKVRQYIASKPKALIDIVEAQPFKSAFGKLRGEKAKRLDKELLSASEKTALIYHKQFYAFAEFPLEPFYESDLLKEEVLQHFELIRPLNAYLTKALQY, from the coding sequence ATGATTTCAAAAGAATACAGCATATTTTTTATGGAATTAGCCCAAAACAACCATAAAGAATGGTTCCATGCCAACAAGAAACGTTATGAAAATAATGTAAAGACCCCTTTTCTTGATTTGCTCGAAAGCTTGTTGGGGAGACTCACCGAGTGGGATGCCCGTATGCTGCCCGACCCTAAAAAGGCACTGTTCAGGATCAACCGTGACATTCGTTTCTCAAAAGACAAATCTCCTTATCATACCATCATGAAGGCTGGTTTTTCGGCAGGAGGGAGAAAATCTGAGCTGCCAGGATATTACCTGGGCATCGATGCCGAGAACATACATGTGGGCGGGGGACTTTTCATGGTACGCCCGCCAGAGCTTAAAAAAGTTCGCCAATATATCGCATCAAAGCCAAAAGCGTTGATTGATATCGTTGAAGCACAGCCGTTCAAAAGTGCTTTCGGAAAACTGAGGGGCGAAAAGGCCAAACGATTGGACAAAGAACTCTTATCGGCATCTGAAAAGACAGCGCTGATATATCACAAACAGTTTTATGCCTTTGCAGAATTTCCGCTGGAGCCCTTTTATGAATCCGATCTTTTGAAAGAAGAGGTGCTTCAGCACTTTGAGCTCATTCGCCCGTTAAATGCCTATTTGACCAAAGCATTGCAATATTAA
- a CDS encoding nuclear transport factor 2 family protein — MTTQEVADKLVSLCREGKYDEAYGLYAEDAVSVEMPGVPNEITKGIDNILKGFENWANSIEEHHGGSVGDAVVAGNHFMVPMTSDATFKEIGRCKMEELCVYEVENGKIKKASFFYDPSIFGG; from the coding sequence ATGACAACACAAGAAGTAGCAGACAAATTGGTAAGCCTTTGTAGAGAGGGCAAGTACGATGAAGCCTATGGGCTGTATGCCGAAGACGCGGTAAGTGTCGAAATGCCAGGGGTGCCCAATGAGATCACCAAGGGCATTGACAATATTTTAAAAGGATTTGAAAATTGGGCAAACAGCATTGAAGAGCACCATGGGGGATCGGTCGGAGACGCGGTAGTGGCCGGAAACCACTTTATGGTACCGATGACCAGTGATGCCACCTTTAAGGAAATAGGGCGGTGCAAAATGGAAGAGCTCTGTGTGTACGAGGTCGAAAACGGAAAAATCAAAAAGGCTTCGTTTTTCTACGACCCATCCATTTTTGGCGGATGA
- a CDS encoding ABC transporter ATP-binding protein: MLIAENLTKKYGSQTVLNIDHLKIPKGQSFGLVGNNGAGKTTLFSLVLDLIKPTTGHIANNNVQVNTSEAWKPFTSAFIDETFLIGYLTPEEYFYFIGELRGRNKADVDALLSQFEDFFHGEILGQKKYLRDLSKGNQKKAGIVASFIGSPEVVVLDEPFANLDPTTQIRLKAIIKELAAKEEVTVLVSSHDLMHVTEVCERIVVLHNGEIVRDIQTSAQTLKELEAFFTGGEWASVTKSDELN; this comes from the coding sequence ATGTTGATAGCAGAAAATTTGACGAAGAAATATGGTTCGCAAACCGTGTTGAATATTGATCACCTGAAAATACCCAAGGGGCAAAGCTTCGGATTGGTCGGGAACAATGGTGCGGGCAAGACCACCTTGTTCAGCCTGGTTCTCGATTTGATAAAGCCCACCACGGGCCATATTGCCAATAACAATGTTCAGGTAAATACCAGTGAGGCATGGAAGCCTTTTACCTCGGCTTTTATCGATGAAACCTTTTTGATTGGGTATCTCACTCCCGAAGAATATTTTTATTTTATCGGTGAATTAAGGGGGCGCAACAAGGCAGATGTAGATGCTTTGTTGTCACAGTTCGAAGATTTTTTCCACGGTGAGATTTTAGGGCAAAAGAAATACTTGCGTGACCTTTCAAAGGGCAACCAAAAAAAAGCGGGCATTGTGGCCAGTTTTATCGGTAGTCCGGAAGTTGTGGTACTTGATGAACCATTTGCCAATTTAGACCCCACCACACAAATACGCCTAAAGGCCATCATAAAAGAACTGGCGGCCAAAGAAGAAGTAACCGTTTTGGTATCGAGTCACGACCTGATGCACGTGACCGAGGTCTGCGAGCGTATCGTGGTCTTGCACAATGGTGAAATTGTCAGGGATATTCAAACCTCGGCCCAGACATTGAAAGAACTGGAAGCTTTTTTTACTGGAGGTGAATGGGCATCGGTGACAAAAAGCGATGAATTGAACTAA
- a CDS encoding DUF5687 family protein gives MFIHFTRLQWKSFFRSSSFGKSVAIKILMGFLTIYLVGVLIMSGVGLYFILRKLVPDQNPLWVVCQFMVYWVLIELFFRYFMQKLPVMDIKPLLISPIKKSSIAHYILGRSSVSAYNLMALFFFVPFGIVLISKGYPPLNIAAWLLAIVATVLSVNYVNFLVNKSNKALVVIGTIIIALYALDHFKVLPVTEIFGPVFHGLYAYPATVLIPIAIAVLAYWINFRFLKKRISLDDALQSKKKEAKTSELAWTRRFGDMAPFLQLDLKMIWRNKRTKSQVFISLLFVFYGLIFYTQDVYANMKVMHCFLGIFMTGIFLSNFGQFIPAWDSSYYSMMMSQNIPLRKYLESKALLIMVSVVVMFFLTIPYVYFGSDVLAINFASALYNLGVNIPVILYFGSFNKKRIELDQSPFGNMQGTSATQFLIILPVLGLPIVLFAIFYFLISLTAAVVVLSVLGIAGFALRNYFMERITEQYRKKKYGMITGFKEKN, from the coding sequence ATGTTCATACATTTCACCAGGCTTCAATGGAAATCTTTTTTCAGGTCCTCCTCCTTTGGCAAAAGTGTGGCCATTAAGATTTTGATGGGCTTTTTGACCATTTATTTGGTGGGCGTACTCATCATGTCGGGTGTAGGGCTTTATTTCATATTGAGAAAATTGGTGCCAGACCAGAACCCGTTATGGGTGGTTTGCCAGTTTATGGTATACTGGGTCTTGATTGAGCTGTTTTTCCGCTATTTTATGCAGAAGCTTCCAGTGATGGACATCAAGCCGTTACTGATTTCTCCGATTAAGAAAAGTTCTATTGCCCATTATATTTTGGGGCGCTCTTCTGTTTCGGCTTACAATCTTATGGCCTTGTTCTTTTTTGTGCCATTTGGCATTGTTTTGATATCGAAAGGGTATCCTCCCTTGAACATAGCGGCATGGCTGTTGGCCATTGTTGCAACAGTGCTCTCTGTCAACTATGTGAACTTTTTGGTGAACAAGAGTAACAAGGCACTGGTGGTGATAGGTACGATTATCATAGCCCTTTATGCACTGGATCATTTCAAGGTGTTGCCCGTCACCGAGATTTTCGGACCTGTTTTTCATGGCCTCTATGCATATCCGGCAACAGTGCTAATTCCCATTGCCATTGCAGTTTTGGCCTATTGGATAAATTTTAGGTTTCTCAAAAAGCGTATTTCTTTAGATGATGCCCTACAGTCAAAAAAGAAAGAAGCAAAAACCTCTGAATTGGCGTGGACACGAAGGTTTGGCGATATGGCTCCCTTTCTACAGCTTGACCTGAAGATGATCTGGCGTAACAAGCGCACCAAATCGCAAGTGTTCATATCGCTGCTCTTTGTTTTCTACGGATTGATTTTTTATACCCAAGATGTGTATGCCAACATGAAGGTCATGCATTGTTTTTTGGGCATTTTTATGACCGGGATCTTCTTGAGCAATTTTGGGCAGTTCATTCCCGCTTGGGACAGTTCATACTACTCTATGATGATGTCACAGAACATTCCGCTCAGAAAATATTTGGAATCAAAGGCACTGCTTATCATGGTAAGCGTTGTGGTGATGTTCTTCTTGACCATTCCGTATGTGTACTTTGGGTCAGATGTATTGGCCATCAATTTTGCCTCGGCTTTATATAACCTTGGGGTGAACATACCCGTGATCCTGTATTTTGGCTCGTTCAACAAAAAGCGCATAGAATTGGATCAGAGCCCTTTTGGCAATATGCAGGGCACCAGTGCTACACAGTTTTTGATCATCTTACCGGTATTGGGGCTGCCGATCGTTCTGTTCGCCATCTTCTATTTTTTGATTTCGTTGACAGCGGCGGTGGTCGTACTATCAGTGTTGGGCATTGCCGGCTTTGCCCTGCGCAACTATTTTATGGAGCGCATCACCGAACAGTACCGAAAGAAAAAATACGGCATGATTACCGGATTCAAAGAGAAAAATTGA
- a CDS encoding ferredoxin--NADP reductase: MSEFYPLKVAQVERLTANAVSLSFEIPENLKSVFSFKAGQYITLKHRLNGEEVRRAYSISCAPGSEKITVGVKKMLNGAFSVYANEHIKSGDTFEVMPPEGRFVFEPGNEAKNIAAFAAGSGITPIMSIAETVLTGHPDNTFLLVFGNQSPEEVMYAQKIDALKQKYNDQFFLQHIFSRTPGDDALFGRIETSTVNFALKNKFKHVEFDAYYLCGPEEMINTVSDTLKKNGVSDHAIFFELFTPSEVVDTLAENLSGKTQVEVLLDDEVHALTMDKKELVLDAVLKANIDAPYSCQGGVCSSCVARVTEGKVEMVKNQILTDGEVAEGLVLTCQSHPVTPKLKIDYDDV; encoded by the coding sequence ATGAGCGAGTTTTATCCTCTAAAAGTGGCCCAAGTTGAACGGCTGACAGCCAATGCAGTATCATTGTCTTTTGAAATTCCTGAAAATCTGAAATCGGTTTTTTCCTTTAAGGCCGGTCAATATATCACCCTGAAACACCGCCTGAACGGTGAAGAGGTTCGTCGGGCCTATTCCATCTCATGCGCCCCCGGTTCGGAAAAAATCACCGTTGGCGTCAAAAAGATGCTGAACGGGGCCTTTTCCGTCTATGCGAACGAACATATAAAATCAGGCGATACCTTCGAGGTCATGCCCCCAGAAGGGCGTTTTGTGTTCGAGCCGGGCAATGAAGCCAAAAATATTGCTGCTTTTGCTGCCGGCAGCGGTATTACGCCCATCATGAGCATTGCCGAAACCGTACTCACCGGTCATCCTGATAATACATTTCTGTTGGTCTTTGGCAATCAGAGCCCTGAAGAGGTCATGTACGCCCAAAAAATCGATGCGCTCAAACAAAAATATAACGATCAGTTTTTTCTTCAGCACATATTCAGTAGAACCCCGGGCGATGATGCGCTTTTTGGCAGAATCGAGACCTCAACGGTAAACTTCGCCCTGAAAAATAAGTTCAAACATGTCGAATTTGATGCCTACTATCTGTGCGGGCCAGAAGAGATGATCAACACGGTTTCAGATACCTTGAAAAAGAATGGGGTCAGTGACCATGCTATCTTTTTTGAGCTCTTTACCCCTTCTGAGGTAGTGGATACCTTGGCCGAAAATCTGTCGGGAAAGACACAGGTAGAAGTGCTATTGGATGACGAAGTCCATGCCCTGACCATGGATAAAAAGGAGCTGGTGCTCGATGCCGTGCTCAAAGCTAACATCGATGCCCCCTATTCTTGCCAGGGCGGGGTGTGCAGCAGTTGTGTGGCACGGGTGACCGAAGGCAAGGTCGAAATGGTCAAGAACCAGATTTTGACCGATGGCGAAGTGGCAGAAGGGTTGGTCTTGACCTGTCAGTCACATCCTGTGACCCCAAAGCTGAAGATTGACTACGATGATGTCTGA
- a CDS encoding patatin-like phospholipase family protein, which yields MLKSLHDAKSIGLVLSGGGVRGMAHIGLIKALREHGIEARAIAGSSVGALVGALYANGNSVAEMLQFFKDTPLFQYSFFAIGKPGLIDTERYFSIFKRYFPEDDFSALTKPLYVVATDLMGGGEKVFYKGPLIHPLLASAALTPVFSPVEIGGILYADGGIMNNFPKEHIEEQSDFVIGSNVSIAGRLQKKDLKNSLQLAGRITGLMVYASSREKIEECDIMIEPKEVEQVGVLDKKGIEKAFNIGYEYSSRLLGQVLNQTSS from the coding sequence ATGCTGAAATCGTTACATGATGCAAAATCGATCGGACTGGTACTTTCGGGCGGTGGCGTGCGCGGTATGGCCCATATCGGTCTGATAAAGGCGTTACGAGAGCATGGTATCGAAGCACGGGCAATTGCCGGTAGCAGTGTGGGGGCATTGGTAGGGGCCTTATATGCCAACGGTAATTCAGTGGCCGAAATGCTCCAGTTTTTTAAGGATACCCCGCTTTTTCAGTACAGTTTCTTTGCTATCGGGAAACCCGGCCTGATCGATACCGAAAGATATTTTTCCATTTTCAAGAGATATTTCCCTGAAGATGATTTCTCGGCCTTGACAAAACCGCTCTATGTGGTCGCGACAGATTTGATGGGCGGTGGGGAAAAAGTCTTTTACAAGGGGCCGTTGATACATCCACTGTTGGCCTCTGCCGCACTGACACCGGTTTTCAGCCCAGTTGAGATTGGTGGAATTCTCTATGCTGATGGGGGCATCATGAACAATTTTCCGAAAGAGCATATCGAAGAACAAAGCGATTTTGTCATCGGCAGCAATGTCTCAATAGCGGGCAGGCTACAAAAAAAGGATTTAAAGAATTCATTGCAATTGGCTGGAAGGATCACAGGATTGATGGTCTACGCTTCATCGCGTGAAAAAATCGAGGAGTGCGATATTATGATCGAGCCCAAAGAAGTGGAGCAAGTAGGGGTACTTGATAAAAAGGGCATCGAAAAAGCATTCAACATTGGCTATGAGTACAGCAGCCGATTATTGGGCCAAGTATTGAATCAGACATCATCGTAG
- a CDS encoding DUF2064 domain-containing protein: MQHILGQKTAVLVFANSAKEEVKHKPIRGGAILFDELTKHTLGEVKKTKLPFFHFTEQDQTGATFGQRFSNAIQHLFNLGFEQLITVGNDSPQLRARHILEAHAQIKLGKNVLGPSNDGGFYLMALHHRSFDKKTFGELSWQTRKIYHETIAYFKDRNFETVPLTAMVDIDSLFDIKRLAYTVRSVSTKIRRLLMRLIVEKKSFHHRSGENSFSGLSLPSNRGSPLVLALSLV, from the coding sequence ATGCAGCACATTCTTGGCCAAAAAACCGCTGTTCTTGTTTTCGCCAACTCTGCGAAAGAGGAAGTGAAACACAAACCCATTAGGGGCGGTGCGATTCTTTTTGATGAACTCACAAAACATACCTTGGGTGAGGTCAAGAAAACCAAGCTTCCCTTTTTTCATTTCACCGAACAAGACCAGACCGGAGCGACTTTTGGCCAACGTTTTTCAAATGCGATCCAACACCTGTTCAATCTAGGTTTTGAACAGTTAATTACGGTCGGTAACGATAGTCCACAATTAAGGGCAAGGCACATTCTTGAGGCCCATGCCCAGATCAAGCTCGGCAAAAACGTATTGGGGCCCTCGAATGATGGCGGTTTTTACCTTATGGCGCTACATCACCGAAGTTTTGATAAGAAAACATTCGGTGAGCTTTCATGGCAAACACGAAAAATATACCATGAAACCATAGCCTATTTCAAAGACAGAAATTTTGAGACGGTACCGTTGACCGCAATGGTCGATATCGACTCACTTTTCGATATAAAGAGATTGGCTTATACGGTCAGGTCGGTCTCCACTAAGATTCGACGGCTCTTAATGCGCCTAATAGTGGAAAAAAAGAGCTTTCACCATAGGTCTGGCGAAAATTCGTTCTCTGGCCTTTCCCTTCCTTCCAATAGGGGCTCTCCCCTCGTACTTGCCCTTAGCTTGGTATAG